A genome region from Rissa tridactyla isolate bRisTri1 chromosome 18, bRisTri1.patW.cur.20221130, whole genome shotgun sequence includes the following:
- the LOC128918899 gene encoding gap junction beta-3 protein-like isoform X1 has product MDWKTLQALLSGVNKYSTAFGRIWLSVVFVFRVLVYVVAAERVWGDEQKDFDCNTRQPGCTNVCYDHFFPISHIRLWALQLIFVTCPSLLVIMHVAYREDREKKNREKNGENCPRLYSNTGKKHGGLWWTYLLSLFFKLIIEIVFLYLLHKMWDSFDLPRLVKCSKVDPCPNTVDCYIARPTEKRVFTYFMVGASSICIVLTVCEIVYLIFKRVMRSARKWKKSTKRSVSYSKASTCQCHLKTEEKDNKSQPRCVAALQASAPNLTAV; this is encoded by the coding sequence ATGGATTGGAAAACGctgcaggcactgctcagtggGGTCAACAAGTACTCCACAGCCTTCGGCCGCATCTGGCTCTCCGTGGTCTTTGTCTTCCGCGTGCTGGTCTACGTGGTGGCAGCCGAGCGCGTGTGGGGAGACGAGCAGAAGGACTTTGACTGCAACACACGGCAGCCGGGCTGCACCAACGTCTGCTACGACCatttcttccccatctcccacATCCGCCTCTGGGCCCTGCAGCTCATCTTTGTCACTTGCCCTTCCCTCCTGGTCATCATGCACGTGGCCTACCGGGAGGACCGCGAGAAGAAGAACCGGGAGAAGAATGGGGAGAATTGCCCCAGGCTCTACAGCAACACAGGCAAGAAGCATGGTGGGCTGTGGTGGACCTACCTGCTCAGCCTCTTCTTCAAACTTATCATAGAGATCGTGTTCCTCTACCTCCTCCACAAGATGTGGGACAGCTTTGACTTGCCACGGCTGGTCAAATGCTCCAAAGTGGACCCTTGCCCCAACACTGTAGACTGCTACATCGCTCGGCCAACTGAGAAAAGAGTCTTCACCTATTTCATGGTCGGAGCCTCCTCCATCTGCATTGTCCTCACTGTCTGTGAGATCGTCTACCTCATCTTCAAGCGGGTTATGCGGAGTGCACGGAAGTGGAAGAAGTCCACCAAGCGCTCCGTCAGCTACAGCAAGGCCTCCACCTGCCAGTGCCACCTCAAGACAGAGGAGAAGGACAACAAGTCCCAGCCTAGGTGTGTGGCAGCCCTGCAGGCCTCTGCTCCCAACCTGACTGCTGTCTga
- the LOC128918899 gene encoding gap junction beta-3 protein-like isoform X2, which translates to MDWKTLQALLSGVNKYSTAFGRIWLSVVFVFRVLVYVVAAERVWGDEQKDFDCNTRQPGCTNVCYDHFFPISHIRLWALQLIFVTCPSLLVIMHVAYREDREKKNREKNGENCPRLYSNTGKKHGGLWWTYLLSLFFKLIIEIVFLYLLHKMWDSFDLPRLVKCSKVDPCPNTVDCYIARPTEKRVFTYFMVGASSICIVLTVCEIVYLIFKRVMRSARKWKKSTKRSVSYSKASTCQCHLKTEEKDNKSQPRGEEL; encoded by the exons ATGGATTGGAAAACGctgcaggcactgctcagtggGGTCAACAAGTACTCCACAGCCTTCGGCCGCATCTGGCTCTCCGTGGTCTTTGTCTTCCGCGTGCTGGTCTACGTGGTGGCAGCCGAGCGCGTGTGGGGAGACGAGCAGAAGGACTTTGACTGCAACACACGGCAGCCGGGCTGCACCAACGTCTGCTACGACCatttcttccccatctcccacATCCGCCTCTGGGCCCTGCAGCTCATCTTTGTCACTTGCCCTTCCCTCCTGGTCATCATGCACGTGGCCTACCGGGAGGACCGCGAGAAGAAGAACCGGGAGAAGAATGGGGAGAATTGCCCCAGGCTCTACAGCAACACAGGCAAGAAGCATGGTGGGCTGTGGTGGACCTACCTGCTCAGCCTCTTCTTCAAACTTATCATAGAGATCGTGTTCCTCTACCTCCTCCACAAGATGTGGGACAGCTTTGACTTGCCACGGCTGGTCAAATGCTCCAAAGTGGACCCTTGCCCCAACACTGTAGACTGCTACATCGCTCGGCCAACTGAGAAAAGAGTCTTCACCTATTTCATGGTCGGAGCCTCCTCCATCTGCATTGTCCTCACTGTCTGTGAGATCGTCTACCTCATCTTCAAGCGGGTTATGCGGAGTGCACGGAAGTGGAAGAAGTCCACCAAGCGCTCCGTCAGCTACAGCAAGGCCTCCACCTGCCAGTGCCACCTCAAGACAGAGGAGAAGGACAACAAGTCCCAGCCTAG aggagaggagctgtga
- the LOC128919012 gene encoding gap junction beta-5 protein-like, translating to MNWGMFEGLLNGVNKYSTAFGRIWLSLVFIFRLLVYVVAAERVWSDDDKDFDCNTRQPGCTNVCYDHFFPVSHIRLWALQLILVTCPSLLVIMHVAYREAKEQRRRAAGGDNCRCIYPNPGKKRGGLWWTYLLSLIFKAGVDMVFLYIFYRFYRNYTLPRLVKCELPPCPNVVDCFIARPTEKTIFTLFMVVTTCVCVMLSLVEAAYLIGKRCRECVLASSEDSCGHSQDCVLSRPEPAGTGAQVFHGVDVDYKLPTASIPPTDSSPTTLPEEEALL from the coding sequence ATGAACTGGGGGATGTTCGAAGGGCTCCTCAATGGGGTCAACAAGTACTCCACAGCCTTCGGCCGCATCTGGCTCTCCCTCGTCTTCATCTTCCGCCTGCTGGTCTACGTGGTGGCAGCCGAGCGGGTCTGGAGCGATGACGACAAGGACTTTGACTGCAACACGCGGCAGCCGGGCTGCACCAACGTCTGCTACGACCATTTCTTCCCCGTCTCCCACATCCGCCTCTGGGCCCTGCAGCTCATCCTGGTCACCTGTCCATCCCTCCTGGTCATCATGCATGTGGCCTACCGGGAAGCCAAGGAGCAGAGGCGCCGCGCTGCCGGCGGGGACAACTGCCGCTGCATCTACCCCAACCCTGGCAAGAagcgtggggggctgtggtggacCTACCTACTCAGCCTTATCTTCAAGGCTGGTGTGGACATGGTCTTCCTCTACATCTTCTACCGCTTCTACAGGAACTATACCCTGCCCCGGCTGGTGAAGTGCgagctgcccccctgccccaacGTGGTGGACTGCTTCATCGCCCGGCCCACCGAGAAGACCATCTTCACCCTCTTCATGGTGGTCACCACCTGCGTCTGTGTCATGCTGAGCCTTGTCGAGGCTGCCTACCTGATCGGCAAGCGATGCCGCGAGTGCGTCCTGGCCAGCAGTGAGGACAGCTGCGGGCACAGCCAGGACTGCGTCCTCTCCCGCCCCGAGCCCGCGGGCACCGGGGCACAGGTTTTCCATGGGGTAGATGTGGACTACAAACTCCCCACGGCCTCCATCCCCCCCACGGACTCCAGCCCCACCACGCTGCCCGAGGAGGAGGCTCTTCTCTAG